The following are encoded in a window of Pseudalgibacter alginicilyticus genomic DNA:
- a CDS encoding glycosyl hydrolase family 28 protein: MVNKLGKTILLCSIVFFLGFNSFAQKVKVYPAPKEIKLSESFEVTVEEQNVPVYNTKIPPSKPIPRLNPLRGGYGLASIASFDMNESVTVSIACSTPVKTVKVLPTSYGIKPIIEGTKITFQLKEPGHVTVEVNGEWHESLHILANPFEENIPNPDDPNVIYFGPGVHDVSQVTVSDNQTIYIAGGAYIRCGVPDQDGEIEIRGHLRKKPTFILEGKNVSIRGRGIIDQSAIPKKVRRYTILAHKAKDVTIEGVAIFDPSHWTIPIQSSDNVHVDNIKIIGWRGNADGVDITSSRDVLVENCFMRTFDDAVVIKSFGGYGEVNNVHTRKCVIWNELAHSLSIGAEVHENISNVLFEDCDVIHDVGRETALRVYHCDDAVISNVMFDNIRIEEARRLISCWIGKTRWTETEERGHIKNVTFKNITATSAPIDTTLTGFQDGPDWKPYTIIDHASMELVGYDDEHLVENIVFDNVVLDGKKVDVKQVITNEFVKNVKFN; encoded by the coding sequence ATGGTTAATAAATTAGGAAAAACAATATTACTATGTAGTATAGTATTTTTTTTAGGGTTTAATTCCTTTGCACAAAAAGTAAAGGTTTATCCTGCACCAAAAGAAATTAAATTGTCAGAATCTTTTGAGGTTACGGTCGAAGAACAAAATGTACCGGTTTATAATACAAAAATTCCACCCTCTAAACCCATTCCTCGTTTAAACCCCTTGCGAGGAGGATACGGTTTAGCTTCTATAGCATCATTTGATATGAATGAAAGTGTTACCGTATCTATAGCTTGTTCTACTCCAGTGAAGACGGTTAAAGTTTTACCAACATCCTATGGTATTAAACCAATAATAGAAGGAACTAAAATCACATTTCAATTAAAAGAACCTGGTCATGTAACGGTTGAAGTGAATGGAGAATGGCATGAGTCTTTACACATATTAGCTAATCCGTTTGAAGAAAATATTCCAAATCCAGATGATCCAAATGTGATTTATTTTGGCCCAGGAGTACATGATGTGTCCCAAGTAACGGTATCCGATAATCAAACTATCTATATAGCTGGTGGAGCATATATCCGTTGTGGTGTACCAGACCAAGATGGAGAAATTGAAATACGAGGTCACTTAAGAAAAAAACCAACATTTATTTTAGAAGGAAAAAATGTAAGTATCAGAGGTCGAGGGATTATAGATCAGAGTGCTATTCCTAAAAAGGTAAGGCGATATACTATTTTAGCTCACAAGGCTAAAGACGTAACTATCGAAGGTGTGGCCATTTTTGACCCAAGTCATTGGACTATTCCTATTCAAAGTTCAGATAATGTACATGTAGATAATATAAAAATTATAGGATGGAGAGGTAATGCAGATGGCGTAGATATTACTAGTAGTAGAGATGTTTTGGTTGAAAACTGCTTTATGAGAACCTTTGATGATGCTGTAGTTATTAAGTCATTTGGAGGTTATGGAGAAGTTAATAATGTTCATACGCGTAAATGTGTAATTTGGAATGAGCTTGCACATTCACTAAGTATAGGAGCAGAGGTGCATGAAAACATCAGCAATGTACTTTTTGAAGACTGTGATGTTATTCATGATGTAGGAAGAGAAACCGCATTAAGAGTATACCATTGTGATGATGCTGTGATTAGTAATGTTATGTTTGATAATATCAGAATTGAAGAAGCGCGTCGATTAATTTCGTGTTGGATAGGAAAAACAAGATGGACAGAAACCGAAGAACGCGGTCATATTAAAAATGTGACTTTTAAAAATATTACAGCGACTTCGGCTCCTATAGATACGACACTTACAGGTTTTCAGGATGGACCAGATTGGAAACCGTATACGATAATAGACCATGCAAGTATGGAGTTAGTGGGATATGATGATGAGCATTTGGTTGAAAATATTGTATTTGATAATGTTGTATTAGATGGGAAAAAAGTTGATGTAAAACAAGTAATAACAAATGAGTTTGTTAAGAATGTCAAATTTAATTAA
- a CDS encoding family 43 glycosylhydrolase yields the protein MKTKLLLLTALLSVAIGVSQNPIFTNVFTADPSPHVWPDDPNTLWVYTSHDEPGSNNHYGMTGYHAFSTTDLVNWTDHGRILHLENVEWAESHAWAMDATYYRGQYYLVYCMKEAGIGLFRTGIARSDVPQGPFTDLGYVKGVEFGQDPAIFIDDDGTPYLYWGHDRQCYAAELNEDLMSIKPETYVDLTKQLTHVFEGPWVHKRNGTYYLTYPGLTPRRWPEKMFYAVADKPLGPYTFKGVFIDDFEGQSGTNHGGVVNYKGKDIMFYHSAWLSGGLSETRSSMADYLEYDKAGNIIPIIPSKKGLGKAERTRVTMKLEAESGFAAGGNLYNVFVDTYLKDYSGKGYVTNFDNPYDHVSMLAQVAKPSKFRFKVRYASPEGESNHNILINSHLYREFKFPQSKTFTEIDFGIVELKEGDNLVRIFKSDWKPSKGELAIDYIKLEQVFENE from the coding sequence ATGAAAACCAAATTATTACTGTTAACTGCGCTTTTAAGTGTGGCAATCGGGGTCTCTCAAAATCCCATTTTCACAAATGTATTTACAGCAGATCCATCTCCTCATGTGTGGCCAGACGATCCCAATACTTTGTGGGTGTACACCTCTCACGATGAGCCTGGATCTAATAACCATTACGGCATGACAGGTTACCACGCCTTTTCTACAACAGATTTGGTGAATTGGACAGACCACGGTAGAATTTTGCATTTAGAAAATGTAGAGTGGGCAGAGAGTCATGCTTGGGCCATGGATGCCACGTATTATCGTGGGCAATATTATTTGGTGTACTGTATGAAAGAAGCGGGTATTGGATTGTTTAGAACCGGAATTGCACGTAGCGATGTCCCGCAAGGTCCTTTTACAGATTTAGGTTATGTTAAGGGCGTAGAGTTTGGGCAGGACCCTGCTATTTTTATTGACGACGATGGCACACCTTATCTGTATTGGGGTCACGATAGACAGTGTTATGCCGCAGAATTGAATGAGGACCTTATGTCTATAAAACCAGAAACCTATGTTGATTTAACCAAGCAGTTAACCCATGTGTTTGAAGGGCCTTGGGTCCACAAACGTAACGGCACCTATTATTTAACTTATCCGGGCTTAACGCCGAGACGCTGGCCAGAAAAAATGTTTTATGCAGTAGCCGATAAGCCTTTAGGACCATACACGTTTAAAGGTGTGTTTATAGATGATTTTGAAGGACAAAGCGGGACCAATCACGGTGGTGTTGTAAACTATAAAGGGAAAGATATTATGTTTTATCACAGCGCGTGGTTGTCTGGCGGATTAAGTGAAACACGGTCTTCAATGGCAGATTATTTAGAATATGATAAAGCCGGTAATATCATTCCGATTATCCCTTCAAAAAAAGGTTTAGGAAAAGCTGAACGTACTAGAGTGACAATGAAATTGGAAGCCGAAAGCGGTTTTGCTGCAGGAGGAAACTTGTACAATGTATTTGTAGATACGTATTTAAAAGACTATAGCGGAAAAGGCTATGTTACCAATTTCGATAATCCGTACGACCATGTGTCTATGTTAGCCCAAGTTGCTAAACCATCTAAATTTAGATTTAAAGTGAGATATGCATCACCAGAAGGCGAGTCTAATCACAATATATTAATCAATAGTCATTTGTATCGCGAGTTTAAATTCCCACAATCTAAAACTTTTACAGAAATTGATTTTGGTATCGTAGAGTTGAAAGAAGGCGATAATCTTGTTCGAATTTTTAAAAGTGACTGGAAACCATCAAAAGGAGAATTAGCTATCGATTACATAAAATTAGAACAAGTTTTTGAAAATGAATGA